A region of Vibrio porteresiae DSM 19223 DNA encodes the following proteins:
- a CDS encoding GGDEF domain-containing protein, producing MNIYQLTSTANIINVFGTSAIACFFLHQVSVNITGEKKQAANRFFLGFLLLGFAFISFSFDPWLPKVWSVFFNNMLYPASTYLILLGIISWYQYTVPKRYIFFMHLHVILFGLLQAAIYLYIEHSDYIRIALCITTEVIIFSVAFVFSWYHRRPEHRGERYISLAMLVCAISVSFPSLFLIKTRSFEVYGLGVVVMQILASDFLLGALMSLFLFDQINWHYRRSIRDELTGLYNRRYFRDQLSEQIGQNDQQGVVAMIDIDYFKRVNDTYGHDVGDKVMINVAKVLQDNIPLKGVLARYGGEEFVLYAPWPNLSIAATHLDEIRKAIELLEFDEDGHQFGITISIGCARLALDVDVIESIKCADHALYQSKVHGRNRVTVMESRIATGLHHRPA from the coding sequence GTGAATATTTATCAGCTAACCAGTACAGCGAATATTATTAACGTGTTTGGCACGTCTGCCATCGCCTGTTTCTTCCTGCACCAAGTGAGTGTCAATATCACTGGCGAAAAGAAGCAAGCAGCGAACCGTTTCTTCCTCGGATTCTTGTTATTGGGGTTTGCTTTTATCTCCTTCTCGTTTGACCCTTGGCTGCCTAAAGTCTGGTCTGTGTTTTTCAACAACATGCTGTATCCGGCCTCAACCTATCTCATACTGCTTGGTATCATCAGTTGGTATCAATACACAGTGCCAAAGCGTTACATCTTTTTTATGCATTTGCACGTGATCTTGTTTGGCCTACTGCAAGCGGCAATTTACCTGTATATCGAGCATTCTGATTACATTCGCATTGCACTGTGTATCACTACGGAAGTGATTATTTTTTCCGTCGCTTTTGTGTTTTCTTGGTATCATCGTCGCCCAGAGCATCGCGGTGAACGCTATATCTCCTTAGCCATGTTGGTGTGCGCCATAAGTGTTAGTTTCCCCTCATTGTTTTTGATCAAAACCCGCAGTTTTGAGGTGTATGGCTTGGGCGTGGTGGTCATGCAAATCCTTGCTTCTGATTTCCTCCTTGGGGCACTGATGTCCTTGTTTCTGTTTGACCAGATCAACTGGCATTATCGTCGTTCTATTCGTGATGAACTGACAGGGCTTTACAACCGACGTTACTTTCGTGACCAACTCAGTGAGCAAATAGGGCAAAACGATCAGCAAGGAGTGGTGGCTATGATCGATATTGATTATTTCAAAAGAGTCAATGATACCTACGGTCATGATGTGGGTGACAAAGTGATGATCAACGTAGCCAAAGTGCTGCAAGACAACATTCCACTCAAAGGTGTATTGGCACGTTACGGCGGTGAAGAGTTCGTGCTGTACGCTCCTTGGCCAAATTTGAGTATTGCTGCTACCCATCTTGACGAAATACGTAAGGCAATTGAGCTGCTTGAGTTTGATGAAGACGGGCACCAATTTGGTATTACTATCTCGATCGGTTGTGCTCGTTTAGCTCTTGATGTCGATGTGATTGAAAGCATCAAATGTGCTGACCACGCTTTGTATCAATCGAAAGTTCATGGACGTAACCGCGTTACGGTAATGGAAAGTCGTATCGCGACTGGCTTGCATCATCGTCCAGCCTAA
- a CDS encoding aspartate/glutamate racemase family protein — protein MTIDRIGVIRVLSSDDQAFLDMHQELMKQVVANKTWQTKALWDQPNGIHDEVTLAQALPKIFQLGSLWSADIDLLVVSCAADPGVETLRQTLPIPVIGAGESCCTVAKRYGTNIGVLGLEPQAPAVFDRELADCHLIYRQPRHVQCTHDIHTPAGQASIIEAALECEALGAQVIALACTGMATVDVAALLAPHTSLPVINPVIAAGMCIAAS, from the coding sequence ATGACCATTGATCGAATCGGGGTGATTCGCGTGCTTTCCAGTGATGACCAAGCTTTTTTGGATATGCACCAAGAGCTAATGAAGCAGGTGGTAGCCAATAAAACGTGGCAAACCAAGGCACTTTGGGATCAGCCCAATGGCATTCATGATGAAGTGACTCTAGCCCAAGCACTGCCGAAAATTTTTCAATTAGGCAGTTTATGGAGCGCCGACATTGACCTGTTAGTGGTGAGTTGCGCAGCCGACCCTGGGGTAGAAACGTTGCGTCAAACCTTGCCTATCCCAGTGATAGGCGCGGGCGAGTCTTGCTGTACAGTGGCAAAACGCTACGGTACCAACATCGGCGTGTTAGGGCTAGAGCCGCAAGCGCCAGCGGTGTTTGACCGTGAGTTAGCCGACTGTCACCTCATCTATCGCCAGCCACGCCATGTCCAGTGTACTCACGACATTCATACTCCTGCAGGACAAGCTTCTATCATTGAAGCGGCATTAGAGTGTGAAGCGTTAGGTGCGCAAGTGATCGCTTTAGCCTGTACCGGCATGGCAACCGTCGATGTTGCTGCTCTGCTTGCCCCGCACACCTCACTTCCCGTCATAAACCCAGTGATCGCTGCCGGTATGTGTATCGCCGCCAGCTAA
- the pepE gene encoding dipeptidase PepE — protein MNILLCSSSGYQATPYLSHTTPLMEAFLAGQSNTITEAIFVPYAGVTRSYDEYLARVAPHFSSLGIKVVGLHQVSDPKAALRHAQMIIVGGGNTFALLSRLQQQGLVDVIREQVQAGIPYVGWSAGSNLAGLSISTTNDMPIVQPETFTALQLVPFLINPHFISGQIPGHNGESREQRLAEFMVMNPEKLVVALVEGSALWVQGTKMQLVGAGDGYTFKGGEQLSLPLGDCSALLTPSA, from the coding sequence ATGAATATTTTGTTATGCAGCAGTTCAGGTTACCAAGCAACACCGTATCTTTCACACACAACGCCTCTAATGGAGGCGTTCTTAGCGGGTCAATCAAATACCATCACTGAAGCGATTTTTGTTCCTTATGCGGGGGTGACTCGTAGTTATGACGAATACCTTGCGCGCGTTGCACCGCATTTTTCTTCGTTAGGAATCAAAGTGGTGGGCTTACACCAAGTATCGGACCCTAAAGCAGCGCTGCGTCATGCACAGATGATCATTGTTGGTGGCGGCAATACTTTTGCTTTGCTCAGTCGTTTACAACAGCAAGGATTAGTTGATGTGATTCGTGAGCAAGTTCAAGCAGGCATTCCCTATGTCGGTTGGAGTGCGGGGTCTAACTTGGCTGGTTTGAGTATCTCAACAACCAATGACATGCCGATTGTTCAGCCAGAAACGTTTACTGCTTTGCAATTAGTTCCGTTCTTAATCAACCCACATTTCATCAGCGGCCAAATTCCTGGTCACAATGGCGAGAGCCGTGAACAGCGCTTAGCAGAGTTTATGGTGATGAACCCTGAGAAACTGGTGGTGGCATTAGTAGAAGGCAGCGCCTTGTGGGTTCAAGGAACCAAGATGCAATTGGTGGGTGCGGGTGACGGTTATACCTTTAAGGGCGGCGAGCAATTGTCTTTACCTTTGGGCGACTGCAGCGCGTTGCTTACACCCAGCGCGTGA
- a CDS encoding OPT/YSL family transporter produces the protein MAHPKFFMPSQLIFNIVIATLGAIIGMELITRVGITPNTSIIGALIAILLSYLPMKVFQRFQSMETQTLIQTSISGATFSAANGLLLPLAIPFLMGESDMLTPMLIGAALAVITDASILYFSFDSQLFSARGAWPPGFATAEALKAAASKGKSTVLLVIGIVGGAVGKAFGIPTDMLGITWISNAFALAALGVGLILRGYSNQLFGFDISSQYIPHGIMIGAGLVALVQIILLIRKGGRHGGEQGEAAQRPTRSALQMKVAMVSGFSVYLAISLMLALATGIYTDMSFGMIIGWLVFAAVAAMASELIVGIAAMHSGWFPSFATGLIFLVLGMLIGFPKEALGILVAFTVATGPAFADMAYDLKTGWIIRNEGNDEAYEMDGRRQQYFAELFSFGISILVVGFAYRFYFAQDLVPPVARVYVATINAGADQHVAMLLAMWAVVGAVIQLIGGISKQIGVLLATGLLIVSPLAGIMIFVGLLIRFWVLKQYGEEGMKKLYVLGAGAISGSAIYSFFSSTLKLGSK, from the coding sequence ATGGCTCACCCTAAATTCTTCATGCCATCACAACTTATCTTCAATATTGTGATTGCAACTCTTGGCGCGATTATCGGTATGGAGCTGATTACCCGCGTTGGTATTACGCCAAACACCTCAATTATCGGTGCATTGATCGCCATTTTGCTCTCCTATTTACCGATGAAAGTGTTTCAGCGCTTCCAATCGATGGAGACGCAAACCCTGATCCAAACCTCGATTTCTGGTGCGACGTTTTCTGCAGCAAATGGATTGTTGCTGCCACTTGCGATCCCATTTTTGATGGGAGAGAGCGACATGTTAACCCCGATGCTGATTGGTGCGGCGTTAGCCGTTATCACTGATGCATCGATCCTTTACTTCTCATTTGATAGCCAGCTGTTTAGCGCGCGTGGTGCTTGGCCTCCAGGTTTTGCGACAGCCGAAGCACTTAAAGCGGCGGCAAGCAAAGGCAAAAGTACCGTACTGTTGGTGATTGGTATTGTTGGTGGGGCAGTCGGTAAAGCCTTTGGTATCCCAACCGATATGCTAGGTATCACTTGGATTTCCAACGCGTTCGCGCTGGCGGCACTCGGTGTGGGTTTGATTCTACGTGGCTATTCAAATCAACTGTTTGGTTTTGATATCAGCAGTCAGTACATTCCACATGGCATCATGATTGGTGCGGGTTTGGTCGCTCTGGTTCAAATCATTTTGTTGATCCGTAAAGGCGGCCGTCATGGCGGTGAACAAGGTGAAGCAGCGCAACGTCCAACTCGCTCAGCACTGCAAATGAAAGTGGCAATGGTCAGTGGTTTTAGCGTCTATTTGGCGATAAGCCTGATGCTGGCTTTAGCGACCGGTATTTATACCGACATGAGCTTTGGCATGATCATTGGTTGGTTGGTGTTTGCTGCTGTAGCAGCGATGGCATCTGAACTTATCGTGGGTATTGCGGCTATGCACTCGGGTTGGTTCCCATCTTTTGCTACCGGCCTGATTTTCTTAGTGCTTGGTATGCTGATTGGTTTCCCGAAAGAAGCGTTAGGTATTTTGGTGGCATTTACGGTGGCAACTGGACCTGCTTTTGCCGATATGGCGTACGATCTGAAAACCGGCTGGATTATTCGTAACGAAGGTAACGATGAGGCCTATGAAATGGATGGTCGTCGTCAGCAATATTTTGCCGAACTGTTCAGTTTCGGTATCTCTATCCTAGTGGTAGGATTTGCGTATCGTTTCTATTTTGCGCAAGACCTCGTACCGCCTGTTGCACGTGTGTATGTTGCCACCATCAACGCAGGTGCTGACCAACATGTGGCAATGTTACTTGCAATGTGGGCCGTAGTTGGTGCAGTGATTCAGCTGATTGGTGGTATCTCTAAACAGATCGGGGTTTTGTTGGCAACAGGATTACTGATTGTCTCTCCATTGGCTGGCATTATGATTTTTGTCGGTCTACTCATTCGATTCTGGGTTCTTAAACAGTACGGTGAAGAAGGTATGAAAAAGCTCTATGTGCTTGGTGCAGGTGCCATCTCAGGTTCTGCCATTTACAGTTTCTTCTCATCGACTCTGAAATTGGGCTCTAAATAG
- a CDS encoding AroM family protein — protein MTQPILAIVTIGQAPRSDLHEDLAHLLGDSVTIREYGALDPFTLEEVNQHYPIEGKTDLLVSRMRDGRQVTISEQDLEPLLAQAVEKALSEAPNLVVVLCTGDLPLFAHPTIRVLSPKRIVEHFFLGLGTDAKLLVMSPAPEQMVNTKARWLNNGFSVQCLYGSPYLSDGQRQKAALEAAKLDGDMLYLDCMGYSVAQGTEIAKLSGKSVLTPRQIIFSTVKLALNA, from the coding sequence ATGACTCAGCCAATATTGGCGATTGTCACTATTGGTCAAGCGCCACGCAGCGATCTGCATGAAGATTTAGCTCATCTTCTAGGTGACAGTGTCACTATTCGTGAATACGGTGCGCTAGATCCGTTTACCTTAGAAGAGGTTAATCAACACTATCCCATTGAGGGAAAAACGGATCTGCTGGTTTCGCGGATGCGTGACGGTCGACAAGTCACCATCAGTGAACAGGATCTTGAGCCTTTGCTGGCGCAAGCGGTTGAGAAAGCATTGAGTGAAGCACCCAATTTAGTCGTGGTGCTGTGTACTGGGGATTTGCCGCTGTTTGCTCATCCGACGATTCGCGTGTTATCACCTAAGCGTATTGTTGAGCATTTCTTCCTTGGATTGGGAACCGATGCCAAGTTGTTGGTGATGTCACCGGCTCCAGAGCAGATGGTCAATACCAAAGCACGTTGGCTCAATAACGGCTTTTCTGTTCAGTGCCTCTATGGCTCGCCTTACTTAAGCGACGGTCAACGGCAAAAAGCCGCACTTGAGGCGGCAAAACTCGATGGCGATATGCTTTATCTCGACTGCATGGGCTACTCAGTCGCCCAAGGGACGGAAATTGCAAAGCTCAGTGGTAAGTCGGTGTTGACGCCACGCCAAATCATATTTAGTACCGTAAAACTTGCGCTTAACGCTTAG
- a CDS encoding DUF1177 domain-containing protein, with protein MLKQVFELYELLDNPQASGEVVKQYLCEQGATADQIKIQRLTSDKGASDFIKVMIPGNNGKSAGGTAPTLGIIGRLGGIGARPDIIGYVSDGDGAAAALAAAAKLIRMASYGDALAGDVIVTTHICPDAPTREHFPVPFMDSPITMEDTWEHEVDAEMDAIVSIDTTKGNRIMNYRGVAISPTVCQGYILRVSETVLDVVERVTGQMANVFALTQQDITPYGNTLHHLNSILQPSVATKAPVIGIALSTAVAVAGCATGASHEVDIEQAARLAIEVAKDFSQGICHFVDQDEFAEMQRRYGSLTHFQTAGSEA; from the coding sequence ATGTTAAAACAAGTGTTCGAACTGTATGAGTTACTCGATAACCCACAAGCCAGTGGTGAGGTGGTTAAGCAGTATCTTTGTGAGCAGGGCGCGACAGCGGATCAAATCAAAATCCAACGTTTAACCTCAGATAAAGGCGCAAGCGATTTTATCAAGGTGATGATTCCGGGTAATAACGGCAAATCTGCGGGGGGCACAGCGCCAACATTAGGCATTATTGGTCGTCTTGGCGGCATTGGTGCGCGTCCAGATATCATCGGTTATGTCTCTGACGGCGATGGCGCAGCGGCGGCATTAGCGGCAGCCGCCAAATTGATTCGTATGGCCAGTTATGGTGACGCACTCGCTGGTGATGTGATTGTCACAACCCACATCTGTCCTGATGCACCAACGCGCGAACACTTTCCTGTCCCTTTCATGGATTCGCCAATTACGATGGAAGATACCTGGGAACACGAAGTTGATGCTGAAATGGATGCGATTGTGTCTATCGATACCACGAAAGGTAACCGCATCATGAACTATCGTGGAGTCGCGATTTCTCCTACTGTTTGTCAAGGTTATATCCTGCGTGTCAGTGAAACGGTGCTTGATGTAGTTGAACGTGTGACTGGTCAAATGGCCAATGTGTTTGCGTTAACTCAGCAAGACATCACTCCTTATGGCAATACGCTGCATCACCTTAATAGTATTTTGCAACCTTCCGTTGCGACCAAAGCACCCGTGATTGGTATTGCGCTATCGACCGCGGTTGCGGTTGCTGGTTGTGCGACTGGTGCCAGTCATGAAGTGGATATCGAGCAAGCGGCGCGCTTGGCGATTGAAGTGGCTAAGGACTTTAGCCAAGGCATTTGTCACTTCGTTGATCAAGATGAATTTGCTGAAATGCAACGTCGTTACGGCAGCTTAACCCATTTCCAAACCGCCGGGAGTGAAGCGTAA
- a CDS encoding LysR family transcriptional regulator, producing MNITSRQLDAFLKVAELESFTEAAELLHLTQPSLSSQIRQLEHTLRIKLFERTTRKVVLTEAGQTFLPAAERTLHRLNSALKDMHNLADGQTGRVSFAALLTVGASLIPAAMAQFQQRYPSITLEYIEESDDPIYKQVQSGDIDFGISALPKPIDDITFTPIYKDYLYFVCSPRHPLATKREVSWQEIVENPFIAMPRGTSMRILMERGFAMTDVMLEPVQTAVYQSTILGMVANDIGVSVLPSSLKLMFERNDVCLIPVKERLYREIGLMVSNKQPLSTAAQRLVDVIWDIVGKNRSLLPRPD from the coding sequence ATGAATATCACATCGCGACAGCTGGATGCATTTTTGAAAGTCGCTGAATTGGAAAGCTTTACCGAAGCCGCTGAACTGCTTCATCTCACTCAACCATCACTTAGCAGCCAGATTCGTCAGTTAGAACACACACTGCGGATTAAACTGTTTGAACGTACCACGCGAAAAGTGGTGTTAACCGAGGCGGGACAAACCTTTTTGCCCGCTGCCGAACGCACCTTACACCGGCTTAATAGTGCGTTAAAAGACATGCACAACCTCGCCGACGGGCAAACCGGGCGAGTCAGTTTTGCCGCATTACTGACGGTGGGAGCGAGTTTAATTCCCGCGGCAATGGCGCAATTTCAGCAGCGCTACCCCAGTATTACCTTGGAATATATTGAAGAGAGTGACGACCCGATATACAAACAGGTGCAAAGCGGAGATATCGATTTTGGTATCAGTGCCCTGCCAAAACCAATAGACGACATCACTTTTACCCCAATCTATAAAGACTATCTCTATTTTGTGTGTTCACCACGCCACCCACTTGCTACCAAACGAGAAGTCAGTTGGCAGGAGATCGTCGAAAATCCTTTTATTGCGATGCCTCGTGGCACCAGTATGCGCATCTTGATGGAGCGTGGATTTGCCATGACCGATGTGATGTTAGAACCCGTGCAAACCGCTGTTTATCAATCGACAATATTAGGGATGGTTGCTAATGATATCGGTGTAAGCGTACTCCCTTCATCCCTCAAACTGATGTTTGAACGCAACGATGTGTGCCTAATTCCAGTCAAAGAACGGTTGTATCGAGAAATCGGCTTGATGGTCTCTAATAAACAACCCCTTTCAACGGCAGCGCAGCGTTTGGTGGATGTGATTTGGGACATTGTTGGGAAAAATAGGAGCTTGCTGCCTCGTCCCGATTAG
- a CDS encoding SH3 domain-containing protein, with protein MRKSILLMALATVLGSAAAQAETCPQGKVCAPTATQTPAPVKAQSQAQQAAHPAAKKEEKAKVAHHSEPAKAKPHHEKAKAKPHHAPGMYVVAAKDLNVRVKPMPKAPVVGALHHGEKVKVEEIVNGWAKIIYRGKVSWISASFLHHAK; from the coding sequence GTGCGTAAATCTATTTTATTAATGGCTCTTGCTACTGTATTAGGCAGCGCTGCTGCTCAAGCTGAAACTTGCCCACAAGGTAAAGTCTGCGCTCCAACAGCAACCCAGACACCTGCGCCAGTGAAGGCTCAGTCTCAAGCACAGCAAGCTGCGCATCCTGCTGCGAAGAAAGAAGAAAAAGCGAAGGTGGCTCATCATTCTGAACCAGCTAAAGCGAAGCCACATCACGAGAAAGCGAAAGCCAAACCGCATCATGCTCCTGGTATGTATGTTGTTGCGGCCAAGGACCTTAACGTACGCGTAAAACCAATGCCTAAAGCGCCAGTGGTTGGTGCATTGCATCACGGTGAAAAAGTGAAAGTTGAAGAGATTGTTAACGGTTGGGCAAAAATCATCTACCGCGGCAAAGTCAGCTGGATCAGTGCTTCTTTCTTACACCACGCCAAATAG
- a CDS encoding aspartate kinase produces the protein MSYTVEKIGGTSMTAFDAVLDNIILKPSNPYQRVFVVSAYGGMTDALLECKRTGKPGVYQKIAQGESDWPKALNELEQRMLLINEQQFADPMVRLEADEFIQTRLSQAKSCIESILKACEFGQFVQADYLPDLREFLASLGEAHSAFNTALKLNNIGINARFVDLSGWNTAEPLPLDEVIDNAFEGIDIAQELPIVTGYAYCQEGLMKTYDRGYSEMTFSRIAVRIGAQSAIIHKEYHLSSADPRIVGPERVHPMGVTNYDVAAELARLGMEAIHPNAAAGLKDQGITLYVKNTFEPDHAGSCIADVQAPDSARVEIVAGKAKAFALHLAEVTSQSNFSQQFERQLTALQIRSIGQESDGCGMTVYLHGKSDQMDRLVEQLQASSPELAITLRTVALVAAIGAHIDCADVVSRGVKALVANDIDVLSVQAKLDDITVQYAIAEQDYAAAVCTLHQALIESSTVQEGRQVTQAA, from the coding sequence ATGTCTTACACCGTAGAAAAAATCGGTGGCACTTCCATGACCGCATTTGATGCGGTTTTGGACAATATTATATTAAAACCCAGCAATCCCTATCAGCGGGTGTTTGTTGTGTCAGCCTACGGCGGCATGACCGATGCACTCTTAGAGTGTAAAAGAACAGGGAAGCCGGGAGTGTATCAGAAGATCGCCCAAGGGGAATCGGATTGGCCTAAGGCGCTAAATGAGCTAGAGCAACGAATGCTGCTTATCAATGAGCAGCAGTTTGCCGACCCAATGGTGCGATTAGAAGCGGATGAATTTATTCAAACTCGCTTAAGTCAGGCTAAGAGTTGTATTGAATCAATTCTCAAAGCGTGTGAATTTGGTCAGTTTGTGCAAGCCGATTATTTACCCGATTTGCGCGAGTTTTTGGCCTCGTTAGGGGAAGCTCATAGTGCATTTAACACCGCACTTAAGCTCAATAACATCGGGATCAATGCACGTTTTGTCGATCTGTCAGGATGGAATACCGCCGAACCTCTGCCACTGGATGAGGTGATTGATAACGCGTTTGAAGGTATTGATATTGCGCAAGAATTACCTATCGTCACTGGCTATGCCTATTGCCAAGAAGGACTGATGAAAACCTATGATCGCGGCTATAGCGAAATGACCTTTAGCCGCATCGCAGTGCGTATTGGGGCGCAAAGCGCGATCATTCACAAAGAGTATCATTTAAGCAGTGCCGATCCGCGAATCGTGGGTCCAGAGCGGGTTCATCCTATGGGCGTTACCAATTACGATGTGGCGGCTGAATTGGCGCGTTTGGGGATGGAAGCAATTCACCCCAATGCGGCGGCAGGGTTAAAGGATCAGGGGATTACACTGTATGTGAAAAATACCTTTGAACCGGACCACGCAGGCAGTTGCATCGCTGATGTGCAAGCGCCAGACAGTGCAAGAGTTGAAATCGTGGCCGGTAAGGCCAAAGCATTTGCGTTACATCTTGCCGAGGTGACCTCCCAGAGCAATTTTTCACAGCAGTTTGAACGACAACTGACTGCTCTGCAGATCCGCTCTATTGGGCAGGAGAGTGATGGCTGTGGTATGACGGTCTATCTGCATGGGAAAAGTGATCAAATGGACCGCTTAGTCGAGCAGTTACAAGCGAGCTCTCCTGAACTTGCGATCACATTGCGTACCGTCGCCTTAGTGGCAGCCATTGGCGCGCATATTGATTGTGCCGATGTGGTGAGTCGAGGTGTGAAAGCATTAGTCGCGAATGATATTGATGTGCTCTCTGTTCAAGCCAAATTGGATGATATTACCGTGCAGTATGCCATTGCTGAGCAAGATTACGCCGCAGCGGTTTGTACGCTTCATCAAGCGTTGATCGAGTCGTCAACTGTTCAAGAGGGGCGACAGGTAACACAAGCGGCCTAA
- a CDS encoding ectoine synthase, whose protein sequence is MIVRTLKECEQSERRVVAQNWESTRMILKEDKMGFSFHITTIYKGTETHIHYQNHLESVYCISGEGEIEVVGGEVYPIRPGTLYVLDKHDEHHLRAYKKGDMVMACVFNPPLTGQETHDSNGVYPLVE, encoded by the coding sequence ATGATTGTTAGAACCCTAAAAGAGTGTGAGCAGAGTGAACGCCGTGTGGTGGCCCAAAACTGGGAGAGCACCCGTATGATCCTTAAAGAGGACAAGATGGGCTTTTCATTTCACATCACCACTATCTACAAGGGGACAGAAACACACATTCATTACCAAAACCATCTGGAATCAGTGTATTGCATCTCTGGTGAAGGGGAGATTGAAGTCGTCGGTGGTGAAGTGTATCCGATTCGACCAGGCACTCTCTATGTACTGGATAAGCACGATGAACACCATCTGCGTGCCTACAAAAAAGGCGATATGGTGATGGCGTGTGTGTTTAATCCACCATTAACTGGGCAAGAAACACACGACAGCAATGGCGTTTACCCATTGGTTGAGTGA
- the ectB gene encoding diaminobutyrate--2-oxoglutarate transaminase yields MNIFREKESNVQSYARHFPVVFSSAKGSWLYTQDGQAYLDFLAGAGALNYGHNNPVLKQALLEYIEKDGLTHGLDMHSEAKAQFLDTLQRYILGPRELDYRVQFTGPTGTNAVEAAIKLARKVTGRSNVVAFTNGFHGCSLGALALTGNQHHRGGAGIGLHGVTRLPYDGYANVDGLALFEAMLNDNSAGMDKPAAVILEVVQGEGGLNVASNTWLRSLASLCRRHDVLLIVDDIQAGCGRTGTFFSFEAAGIKPDMVTLSKSIGGYGLPMAIVLYKPQYDVWLPGEHNGTFRGNNHAFVTAAKAITTYWGDEQFSQHIMERSRELNMVLNEQVSRYPTLFAKVKGRGLMQGIACQNGSIAEQIARECFALGMVIETAGPEDEVIKFFCPLTISQEELATGLERFEQAIENLAPKLLAKAS; encoded by the coding sequence ATGAATATTTTTCGAGAAAAAGAATCGAATGTGCAATCGTATGCCCGTCACTTTCCTGTTGTGTTTTCGAGCGCGAAAGGATCTTGGCTTTACACCCAAGATGGACAAGCCTACCTCGACTTTTTGGCTGGTGCCGGTGCTCTGAATTACGGACACAACAACCCAGTGTTAAAACAAGCACTGCTCGAATACATCGAAAAAGATGGTTTAACCCATGGGCTAGACATGCACTCAGAAGCAAAAGCTCAGTTTCTCGATACGCTGCAACGCTACATCCTTGGTCCACGAGAATTAGACTATCGCGTCCAGTTTACTGGACCAACAGGCACCAATGCGGTTGAGGCTGCGATTAAGCTGGCGCGTAAAGTGACTGGGCGTAGTAATGTCGTGGCGTTTACCAATGGTTTCCATGGCTGCTCGTTAGGGGCACTTGCGCTGACTGGGAATCAACATCATCGCGGTGGTGCTGGCATCGGTTTACATGGTGTGACAAGGCTTCCTTACGATGGTTATGCCAATGTTGATGGCTTAGCCCTTTTTGAAGCGATGTTAAATGATAACTCAGCAGGTATGGATAAACCGGCTGCCGTGATCCTTGAAGTCGTACAAGGCGAAGGTGGACTCAATGTGGCGTCAAATACGTGGTTACGTTCGCTCGCTTCCCTTTGTCGCAGACACGACGTGTTACTGATTGTTGACGATATTCAAGCAGGCTGTGGACGCACTGGCACCTTCTTTAGCTTTGAAGCTGCAGGCATCAAACCGGATATGGTGACGCTATCAAAATCCATCGGCGGCTATGGTCTACCTATGGCGATTGTACTTTACAAACCACAATACGATGTGTGGTTGCCTGGTGAGCACAACGGCACTTTTCGTGGTAACAACCATGCCTTTGTTACCGCGGCTAAAGCAATAACTACCTATTGGGGTGATGAGCAGTTTTCTCAGCACATCATGGAGCGATCGCGTGAACTCAACATGGTATTGAATGAGCAAGTCAGTCGCTATCCAACGCTGTTTGCCAAAGTAAAAGGGCGCGGTTTGATGCAGGGTATCGCATGTCAAAATGGTTCGATTGCCGAGCAAATTGCGCGTGAGTGTTTTGCTCTCGGTATGGTGATTGAAACGGCGGGCCCAGAAGATGAAGTGATTAAGTTCTTCTGCCCTTTGACTATTTCTCAAGAAGAGCTAGCGACCGGCCTTGAGCGCTTTGAACAAGCGATAGAAAACCTCGCGCCAAAGCTATTGGCAAAAGCATCTTAA